DNA from Gammaproteobacteria bacterium:
AAAGGCATGATGCAGCTGCTGACGGCACCGGTAAAGCTGTTGTCGGCCCTGTATCAGGGGCTGCGGATTATGCGTCGGCGCAATCCGGCCGCGGTGCTGGGCATGGGCGGCTATGTCACCGGCCCGGCTGGACTGGCGGCATGGTTGAGTCGTCGGCCGTTGTTGATCCACGAACAGAATGCCCGCGCCGGCCTGACCAATCGTCTGTTGGCGCCGCTGGCCGGACGGGTGATGGAGGCCTTCCCCGGGACCTTTGCGCCGCATGCGCGGGTGGTGCATACCGGCAATCCGCTACGCCAGGAATTTATCAACAAGGCCCTGGCCACCGCGGATGCCGACGCCCGTGAGCCCCGGCAGCCCCTGCGACTGCTGGTGGTGGGCGGCAGTCTGGGTGCGGCGCACCTGAACAGGGTGGTGCCCGCGGCCCTGGCGAGTCTGAATGTCGACGACCGGCCCCAGGTCTGGCACCAGACCGGCCGGCAAAATTTTGCGGCCACCGAGGCGGCCTATGATGCAGCGGGGTTGATGGCGGACAGCGTTAAGCTGGTGCCGTTTATCGATGATATGGCAGGTGCCTATGCCTGGGCCGATGTGGTGTTGTGTCGCGCCGGTGCGATGACCATTGCCGAGCTGGCGGCGGCGGCGGCGCCCTCGATTCTGGTGCCGTTCCCCTATGCCGTGGACGATCACCAAACGGCCAATGCGCATTACCTGGCCGACCAACAGGCGGCGATCCTGATCCAGCAGGCGGAATTGAGTGCGGCCCGTTTACGCCAGGTGCTGATGTCGCTGACGCCGGCCACGCTGAAGGCGATGTCCGCGGCGGCGCGCCAGCTAGCCCTGCTGGATGCGACCACCCAGGTGGTGAACCAGTGCCTGGACGTGGCGCAGGCGCGGCAAGGGAGAAAGGCGCATGGTTGAGAATCTGCACAATCCGCTGAGCCGCAAGACACATCCCGCCTGGGAGCGTATGCGCCGCGTGCATTTTGTCGGCGTGGGCGGTGCCGGCATGGGCGGGATCGCCGAAGTGCTGTCTAATCTGGGTTATGTGGTGTCGGGTTCAGACCTGCGCGATAACGCGGTAACCCGTCACCTGGCTGAGATGGGCGTTACGGTGTTTATTGGTCACGATGCCGCGCATGTACAGGGCTGCAATGTGGTGGTGGTTTCCACCGCTGTATCTGCCGACAATCCCGAGGTACTGGCGGCGCGTGAGGCGCGCATCCCGGTTGTCCCGCGTGCCGAAATGCTCGCCGAGTTGATGCGCTTTCGATTTGGTATCGCCATTGCCGGCACTCACGGCAAAACCACGACCACCAGCCTGACCGCAAGCCTGCTGGCCGAAGGTGGGCTGGATCCGACCTTTGTGATCGGGGGTCTGCTCAACAGCGCAGGCTCGCATGCGCGGCTGGGTGAGGGCCGTTACCTGGTCGCCGAGGCGGATGAGAGCGATGCCTCATTCCTGTATCTGGCGCCGATGATGGCGATAGTGACCAACATCGATGCGGATCACATGAGCACCTATGGTGGTGACTTTGACAATCTGCGTAAGGCCTTCCTGGAGTTTCTGCACCATCTGCCTTTTTATGGTCTGGCGGTGATGTGTATTGATGACCCGGTGGTGCGTGAATTGCTGCCGGAAATCTCCAAGCCGGTGCTGACCTATGGCTTCGCCTCGGATGATGCGGATGTGCGGGGTCTTGATCTGAGCCAGCAAGGTGCCCACACCCATTTCCGGGTGAGGCGGAAAGATCACCCTGGCGAATTGGCGATCACGCTCAATATGCCGGGACAACACAATGCCCTGAATGCACTGGCCGCCATCGCCGTGGCGACCGAGCTAAAGGTGCCGGATGCGGCGATTCAACATGCCCTGCTCAGCTTTGAGGGTATCGGCCGGCGCTTTCAGGTATATGGCGAGATGAAAACGGCGGCGGGGAGTGTGCTGCTGGTGGATGACTATGGTCACCACCCGCGTGAAATCGCCGCAACCATGGAGGCCGCGCGCAAGGCGTGGCCGGATAGGCGGCTGGTGCTGGCCTTCCAGCCGCATCGTTTTTCACGTACCCGCGATCTGTTTGAAGACTTTGTCAAAGTGCTTTCCGAGGTCGATGTCCTGTTGCTGCTGGAAGTCTATGCAGCAGGAGAGCAGCCACAGGGCGAGGATGATGGACGGGCCCTGTGCCGGGCGATACGCGTGCGTGGACAGGTGGATCCCGTGTTCGTGGAAACAGTCGAGGAGCTTGCGCCAACCCTGCAGGGCGTATTGCGCGATGGCGATGTGCTGCTGACCCTGGGCGCCGGTTCCATCGGCGCGGCTGCCGCACTGCTGCCTGCCCAGCTGGAGGTGAAGGCATGAACGCGGCACCACAGGTGAATGCATTGCGTGGCAACTTATTGTTAGACGAGCCGATGTCGAAACACACCTCATGGCGGATAGGCGGTCCGGCGGATCGCTATTATCAGCCGGCGGATATCGAGGATCTCGCACAGTTTCTCGCCCAGCTGCCCGCCACCGAGCCGGTGTTCTGGCTGGGACTGGGTAGTAACCTGCTGGTGCGTGATGCCGGCATTCGCGGCACGGTGATCGCGACCAGTGGTGTGGTGAACGGTCTGTCACAGCTTGACGAAACAACGGTGCGCGCCGAAGCGGGTGTCGCCTGTGCCAAGGTGGCGCGGTTTTGTGCCCGCGCAGGACTGAGTGGTTCGGCCTTTCTGGCCGGCATTCCCGGCACCATGGGCGGCGCCCTGGCGATGAACGCCGGTGCCTTTGGTGGAGAGACCTGGGATGTGGTGGCAGCGGTGGAGACGGTGGACCGTCACGGCCGATTGCATCGCCGTACGCCGAATGAATTTGAGATCGCCTACCGCCATGTGCGAGGCCCGCAGGGAGAATGGTTTATCGCCGCTGAATTACAGTTAGAAGGCGGTGGCAATTCCGATCTGTTATTGGCCGAGATCAAGGCGCTGCTCAGCAAGCGCAGTGATACGCAGCCGACACAGCTGCCTAATGCCGGCTCGGTGTTTCGTAATCCGGAGGCCGACTATGCGGCGCGCCTGATCGAGGCCTGTGGTTTGAAGGGGATATGCGAGGGCGCCGCCTGCGTGTCGGATAAACATGCGAATTTCATCATTAATACCGGTGGGGCAACGGCGCACGATGTGGAGACCCTGATCGAGCGGATTACCCATACCGTCGCCGAGAAAATGTCGGTGCAGTTGCAGCGTGAAGTGCATATCGTGGGAGAGGGTGTATGACCGAGGTTTTTGCAATGGATCCCGCCGCCTTCGGCAAGGTTGCCGTGCTCATGGGTGGGCTGTCCGCGGAGCGTGAGATTTCCCTGCTGAGCGGCGCGGCGGTGCTGGCCGCCTTGCAGCGTCAGGGTGTGGATGCCCATGGCGTGGACGTGGGTCGCGATATTGCCGCCGTGCTGCTGGAGGCGAAGTTTGATTGTGCCTTTATCGCCCTGCATGGTCGGCGTGGAGAGGATGGCGTGATGCAGGGGCTGCTGGAAAGTCTGAATATCCCTTTCACCGGCTCGGGCGTGCTGGGCAGCGCGCTGTCCATGGATAAGGTGCGCAGCAAACAGGTCTGGCTGTCGGCCGGCCTGCCGACACCGAAATTTGCACTGTTGCACGAAGATACGGATTGGCACGCGATTGTGGATCTGCTGGGTCTGCCGCTGGCGGTGAAGCCGGTGCATGAAGGTTCCAGTCTGGGTGCGGCGCGGGTGGAAAGCGTCGACGATCTGCAGGCGGCCTGGAAGGCGGCGGTGGCATTTGACGCCGCGGTGATGGTCGAGCCCTGGGTGGTCGGCGAAGAGTATACCGTCGGCATTCTGGCCAACGAGGCATTGCCGGTGATTCGTCTGGAAACGCCACGCGAATTCTACGACTTCCAGGCCAAATACAAGGCGAATGATACGCGCTATCACTGCCCGGCCGGTCTGGATGTCGAGACAGAAAAACGCATGCAGTCGCTGGCGCTGGCGGCCTTCAATGCCCTGGGCGCAAGCGGCTGGGGGCGTATCGATTTAATGTTAGACGGCGAAGGTCAGCCATGGCTGCTGGAGAATAATACGGTGCCGGGTATGACCGATCACAGCCTGGTGCCAATGGCGGCAAAGGCTGCGGGAATCGGGTTTGATGAGTTGGTGCTGCGCATCCTGTCGGCCACCAGTGTGTCCGGTGTGTCGGATGTGATGGGAGAGATCAGTCATGGGTGCTAGGCGCATCTCCCCTAAGCCAGCGAAATCGGTGTCGTTGCCTGCGTGGCAGGGGCCGACATGGTTGACGCGACGTTTGCTCGGTGGCGCCATTCTGGTGTCGACACTGGGTGGGGTGTTGGGTTTTTCCGTCTGGCATCTGCTGCAGCAGGACACCCTGCCTATTGATCATGTGCAGGTGAAAGGCTCATTTCAGCATCTTGCCAAACAGGATTTACATGCCGCGATCGGCGGGTTGGCCCACAGTGGATTTTTCAGTGTGGATGTGCGCGCCGTGAAGCAGGCTGCCGAGAGTCTGGCGTGGGTGGACCGCGCTTCAGTGCGCCGGGTATGGCCAAATATCTTGCAGGTGGAGATTGTCGAGCAGGTTCCGCTGGCCCGGTGGAAGGATGGTCGAGTGGTCAATCAGCGCGGTGAGGTGATTGATGTGGACAGTGGAAGCCAGCTCAGTGCCCTGCCCCTGTTTAGTGGGCCAGAGGGTTCGTCGGAAATGCTGGCGAAACGCTTTCAGCTGATATCGACACAACTGGCGGGGCTGGAGTTGGGTGTCAAGACGCTGGAGATTAATGAGCGGCGCGCCTGGCAGGTGACGCTCAGTAATGGTCTGGGATTGTTGCTGGGTCGTGCGGCAAAGGAGGCGCAGATTGCACGATTTGCAGATGCCTATAAGACAGTGCTGGCAGATCGGGCTGAAAAAATCCAGTCGATTGATTTGCGATATACCAATGGTTTTGCAGTGAGCTGGCGTTCTGAGCGTGGTTAAGAAGTCTGGTTTTGTTAACGGGATGTGTTCCTGGGGATGTTGTGATGAGTAAAAAGTCTGATCCAAATCTGGTGGTGGGCCTGGATATTGGTACCTCTAAGGTGGTGGCGATAGTCGCCGATCTGACGCCGGAGGGGAATATCGAAATTATCGGTGTCGGTTCGCATCCTTCTCGTGGCCTGAAAAAGGGCGTGGTGGTGAATATCGAGTCCACCGTGTTGTCGATTCAGCGCGCGGTGGAAGAAGCGGAATTGATGGCAGGCTGCCAGATTAATTCGGTGTATGCGGGCATTGCGGGTAGCCATATTCGGAGCCTGAATTCGCACGGTATCGTGGCGATAAGGGACAAGGAGGTGACGCATGCCGATGTGGAGCGGGTTATCGATGCGGCGCGCGCGGTAGCGATTCCGGCCGATCAAAAAGTATTACACATCCTGCCGCAGGAATTTCTGATTGATGATCAGGAAGGTATTCGTGAGCCGGTGGGAATGTCCGGTGTGCGCCTGGAGGCCAAGGTGCATATGGTTACCGGTGCAGTGAGTGCGGCGCAAAACATTATCAAGTGCGTGCGGCGCTGCGGGCTTGAGGTGGATGATGTGATTCTTGAGCAGTTGGCTTCCAGTTATGCGGTGCTGACCGAGGATGAAAAAGAGCTGGGCGTATGTCTGGTGGACATGGGTGGCGGTACAACCGACATCGCAATATTTACCGATGGCTCCATTCGACACACGGCGGTGATCCCCATCGCCGGCGATCAGGTGACGAATGATATTGCGGTCGCCTTGCGCACGCCGACGCAGTATGCGGAAGAGATCAAGATCAAATATGCCTGCGCCTTAACGCAGCTGGCCAGTCCGGAAGAAAATATTGAGGTGCCCAGTGTGGGCGATCGCCCACCCCGGCGGCTGGCGCGACAGACCCTGGCCGAGGTGATTGAGCCGCGTTATGAAGAGTTGCTGACGCTGGTACAAAACGAATTGCGGCGCAGCGGCTTTGAAGAGGTCTGTGCCGCGGGCATTGTGCTCACCGGCGGCTGTTCCAAGATGGAGGGGGTGATCGAGCTGGCGGAAGAGATTTTCCATATGCCGGTGCGGCTGGGTGTGCCGCAGCATGTGACGGGGCTGGTGGATGTGGTGCGTAATCCGATTTACGCGACGGGTGTGGGACTGTTGTTGTATGGCCACCAGCATCATGGTGACCGGCGAAGGGAGCGAAAGGGTGACTGGAATGGCAAGGGGCTTTGGGCGCGAATGCAGAGCTGGTTTCAGGGAAATTTTTAAAGTTTGTTAGAGCGGCTTGGCGAAACACATAACTGTAAGATTATTTGAGTATTGACTAGGAGGACGAAACGATGTTCGAACTGATGGAAACCAATATTGCGGGTGCAATTATTAAAGTGATCGGTGTCGGTGGTGGCGGTGGTAATGCCGTCGAGCATA
Protein-coding regions in this window:
- a CDS encoding cell division protein FtsQ/DivIB, with amino-acid sequence MTRRLLGGAILVSTLGGVLGFSVWHLLQQDTLPIDHVQVKGSFQHLAKQDLHAAIGGLAHSGFFSVDVRAVKQAAESLAWVDRASVRRVWPNILQVEIVEQVPLARWKDGRVVNQRGEVIDVDSGSQLSALPLFSGPEGSSEMLAKRFQLISTQLAGLELGVKTLEINERRAWQVTLSNGLGLLLGRAAKEAQIARFADAYKTVLADRAEKIQSIDLRYTNGFAVSWRSERG
- the murG gene encoding undecaprenyldiphospho-muramoylpentapeptide beta-N-acetylglucosaminyltransferase; this encodes MNASQPLRIVVMAGGTGGHVFPALAVADELRARGVEVSWLGTRRGLEAELVPQAGFPIDYIQVAGLRGKGMMQLLTAPVKLLSALYQGLRIMRRRNPAAVLGMGGYVTGPAGLAAWLSRRPLLIHEQNARAGLTNRLLAPLAGRVMEAFPGTFAPHARVVHTGNPLRQEFINKALATADADAREPRQPLRLLVVGGSLGAAHLNRVVPAALASLNVDDRPQVWHQTGRQNFAATEAAYDAAGLMADSVKLVPFIDDMAGAYAWADVVLCRAGAMTIAELAAAAAPSILVPFPYAVDDHQTANAHYLADQQAAILIQQAELSAARLRQVLMSLTPATLKAMSAAARQLALLDATTQVVNQCLDVAQARQGRKAHG
- the murB gene encoding UDP-N-acetylmuramate dehydrogenase produces the protein MNAAPQVNALRGNLLLDEPMSKHTSWRIGGPADRYYQPADIEDLAQFLAQLPATEPVFWLGLGSNLLVRDAGIRGTVIATSGVVNGLSQLDETTVRAEAGVACAKVARFCARAGLSGSAFLAGIPGTMGGALAMNAGAFGGETWDVVAAVETVDRHGRLHRRTPNEFEIAYRHVRGPQGEWFIAAELQLEGGGNSDLLLAEIKALLSKRSDTQPTQLPNAGSVFRNPEADYAARLIEACGLKGICEGAACVSDKHANFIINTGGATAHDVETLIERITHTVAEKMSVQLQREVHIVGEGV
- a CDS encoding D-alanine--D-alanine ligase — translated: MTEVFAMDPAAFGKVAVLMGGLSAEREISLLSGAAVLAALQRQGVDAHGVDVGRDIAAVLLEAKFDCAFIALHGRRGEDGVMQGLLESLNIPFTGSGVLGSALSMDKVRSKQVWLSAGLPTPKFALLHEDTDWHAIVDLLGLPLAVKPVHEGSSLGAARVESVDDLQAAWKAAVAFDAAVMVEPWVVGEEYTVGILANEALPVIRLETPREFYDFQAKYKANDTRYHCPAGLDVETEKRMQSLALAAFNALGASGWGRIDLMLDGEGQPWLLENNTVPGMTDHSLVPMAAKAAGIGFDELVLRILSATSVSGVSDVMGEISHGC
- the murC gene encoding UDP-N-acetylmuramate--L-alanine ligase, with protein sequence MVENLHNPLSRKTHPAWERMRRVHFVGVGGAGMGGIAEVLSNLGYVVSGSDLRDNAVTRHLAEMGVTVFIGHDAAHVQGCNVVVVSTAVSADNPEVLAAREARIPVVPRAEMLAELMRFRFGIAIAGTHGKTTTTSLTASLLAEGGLDPTFVIGGLLNSAGSHARLGEGRYLVAEADESDASFLYLAPMMAIVTNIDADHMSTYGGDFDNLRKAFLEFLHHLPFYGLAVMCIDDPVVRELLPEISKPVLTYGFASDDADVRGLDLSQQGAHTHFRVRRKDHPGELAITLNMPGQHNALNALAAIAVATELKVPDAAIQHALLSFEGIGRRFQVYGEMKTAAGSVLLVDDYGHHPREIAATMEAARKAWPDRRLVLAFQPHRFSRTRDLFEDFVKVLSEVDVLLLLEVYAAGEQPQGEDDGRALCRAIRVRGQVDPVFVETVEELAPTLQGVLRDGDVLLTLGAGSIGAAAALLPAQLEVKA
- the ftsA gene encoding cell division protein FtsA, translating into MSKKSDPNLVVGLDIGTSKVVAIVADLTPEGNIEIIGVGSHPSRGLKKGVVVNIESTVLSIQRAVEEAELMAGCQINSVYAGIAGSHIRSLNSHGIVAIRDKEVTHADVERVIDAARAVAIPADQKVLHILPQEFLIDDQEGIREPVGMSGVRLEAKVHMVTGAVSAAQNIIKCVRRCGLEVDDVILEQLASSYAVLTEDEKELGVCLVDMGGGTTDIAIFTDGSIRHTAVIPIAGDQVTNDIAVALRTPTQYAEEIKIKYACALTQLASPEENIEVPSVGDRPPRRLARQTLAEVIEPRYEELLTLVQNELRRSGFEEVCAAGIVLTGGCSKMEGVIELAEEIFHMPVRLGVPQHVTGLVDVVRNPIYATGVGLLLYGHQHHGDRRRERKGDWNGKGLWARMQSWFQGNF